In the Fundulus heteroclitus isolate FHET01 chromosome 23, MU-UCD_Fhet_4.1, whole genome shotgun sequence genome, ctctcctcccagACAGCTACTCTCAGCGGGCAGCTGTGCGGGCAGCCCTGGCTCAGGACCCTTCCTGGGTCTCAGAGTACATCTCCAAGGCCATACCCATGCTGACGTCACAGGATAACGAGGTGACGTACCTGGTGCCGTGGAGCCAGCTGAAGAGCCCGCCGCAGGAGGGGggtaagctccgcccccttagCGTGATCTGACCGCTCGCTGGTGGGGTTCACTGACCCTGATGTTTGGTCAGTATGTAGACCTCATAATGATCAGTAACCGTAGcaactgattgattgattaacgTGTCAACATGAACAGAAAGctgtaaagagagaaaaaggggATCGGCAGCCGTGGGATCTAATCGGGTTCTAACAGCGGTCTGTGTTTCAGGAGTCTACGAGTTGGCGTCGCTCCAGATGCGCCCGGGGGGGCCGGCGGTTTGGGGCAGCACCTTCCAGGCGTCTGTGGCCTCCCGTGACGCTCCGGGCTATGGGAAGCTGCTGGGGGCGTTCCACAGCGAGTTCGGACTTCTGAACCGAGGTACGAGAACCGTAACGTGACATTACTGAAAACAAAGGTCTAGGTCAGACGTTCCTAAGCAGCAGATTTATCTGAGGTTCCACAGACTGATGAAGGTGGACCTGGAGAACCGGGCAGTTTTAGAACAGAGGACCGACTttctgttgggttttttttaagccaaagGCTTTTAGCTGGTTGATGCTGATGAGGGTTCCCAGAGATCCGGTTCTGCTTCAGAGGAATTTGATGTTAGAACGTCCTGAAGAGCTTTAGGAAAAGCAAACTGCTGATCTCTGAGGGTCAGGTCATGAAGCTCAGTGAGGCTGAAAGAAGTTCCTGTTCCTGTGACAGAAAAGAAGCAGGTTCTACAGATGTGGAGTTTGGTTCTGGGTTCAGCAGATGTTCTGAGTGTGAGGTTCTAGGTGTGAGTGGATCTCTAACCGTGACGTTCTGGTGTCTCAGTTCACGCCCTCTGGTGGTTCGAGAGCGCCGACCATCGAGCAGAAATTCGACACAAGGCTCACACCGACGCCAGAGTGGTTGCAGCAGGTAAGACTCCGCCCACACTGTGACATCACTCAGGTGTAACGAGCCTGTTGGTTGGTGGGTTCTCCTCTGAGCTCCATGCCTGCTGTGTGTCTCAGTCAGGAACAACGTGGTCCATCTGGACTCCCAGAGGAACCAGCTCATGTTGCCGTGTCCCTTCTCTCCCATGAAGTGACCTCCTGCCGCCTCCATGGCACCACATCTAATCCTATCCAGCCCTGAATGCGAGGCTCCGCCTCCTCCCCTGGACGGGCCAATCACGGCTCAGCAGCATTAACGAGCACTGAGGTCCAGCCGCTGCAGGGACGAACCAACATGGCTGACCTTGAAGATCTGAACTGCTGATCAATATAAAACCTGACGGCTGGGATTGTTTTCTTGAATAAATCCTTTCTTTATGAGTGCAGTGTGATGTTTCTGGTTCAGGCAGGTGAGCCGAGGTTTAAACCAG is a window encoding:
- the nipsnap3a gene encoding protein NipSnap homolog 3A translates to MLKLVGSLRPAAALFRTSAAQPSACLATGPQQEHRTFYEFRTYNIRPDQNAAFLKLTNEKIHLRTAHSELIGYWSVEYGGLNQVFHIWKYDSYSQRAAVRAALAQDPSWVSEYISKAIPMLTSQDNEVTYLVPWSQLKSPPQEGGVYELASLQMRPGGPAVWGSTFQASVASRDAPGYGKLLGAFHSEFGLLNRVHALWWFESADHRAEIRHKAHTDARVVAAVRNNVVHLDSQRNQLMLPCPFSPMK